GAGTctgcctattttttttatcattcggATTTTATACAAGAACTCTCCCCTTTTTTATTGAGTGGGTGAAATATTTTAGGATACTGATACATTTCTGTGAATTTTTATAGTTCTGACGCCATAGAGAGAGCTCGGCAGATTCTTGATCAAATTCCTGGAAGGGCCACTGGTGCTTATAGTCACAGTCAGGTTATCAATAAAGCTTACACCTTGTAGACTTTGAAAAGTTTCGTTCAAATGGAATATTTGTGGTGTAGATAGCATGAATCGAATTTTCCTTCTCCACATCAGGGAATCAAAGGACTGCGTGATGCAATTGCTGCTGGAATTGAAGCTCGCGATGGCTTTCCTGCTGATCCAAATGATATTTTCTTGACAGATGGTGCAAGCCCAGCGGTAACATTTAATCCCATATAGACAGAGATACGTGTATGTATTATGCTCACATCACATGAAAGTAGTTGTGTTCTTTATTGCCAGGTCCACATGATGATGCAGTTACTGATACGATCAGAGAAGGATGGAATACTTTGTCCCATTCCTCAGTATCCCTTGTACTCTGCTTCAATTGCTCTCCATGGTGGCACACTggtttgtcttttttatataaaaatgctATTCAGAAACTCAAGTCAAGTTTTTTGGTTGCTCTCCATGTGTTGATTTTTAGCCTTTTAGGTGACTTATGGCACCGAGCCAAACAAGGATTAACCAAGTTGCTAGCTGCTTTGTCAACTCTTCTTGTAGCATAGAGTTGAAATGAActtgataaaatagaaaatttgaACATTACCAGGCTGACTTTTGAGTTTGAAGTAGAACTTTATGCTTCTTTCAGGTTCCCTACTATCTTGATGAAGCAACTGGATGGGGCTTGGAAGTTTCTGAGCTGAAGAAGCAATGGGCAGATGCAAAGTCCAAGGGAATTACTCCTAGGGCCTTGGTTGTGATAAATCCAGGCAACCCAACAGGGCAGGTAAACAATAATTAGCTTTACTGAAATTGGATTAGATTTTCAAACGAGCAAGTATTTAAAACTGTGCAAATATTGTTCGTACAATGGAGGCAATAACTCTCTGGCTTGCTTGTATAATTTGACTTCCTTTGTCCATGTCTCAGGTTCTTGCAGAGAATAATCAGAAAGAGATCGTGGACTTCTGCAAGAAAGAAGGTCTTGTTCTTCTTGCAGACGAGGTAGGTGCATCCCAATAGTTTTGAACTAGCCTTAAATTCTTGGATTCTTACTACATTTGTCTAGATTGACTGGCCACGTAATTTTACCTAATGAATGTTATACAGGTTTATCAGGAAAATGTTTATGTTCCTGAAAAGAAGTTCCATTCATTTAAGAAGGTTGCTCGCTCTATGGGGTATGGCGAAAAAGATATATCTGTGGTATCCTTTCAGTCTGTCTCTAAAggtaaaattgattttcaagcTAAATTAAGAGTTCCTGCAccttttttgaattaaatatgtGAAGCACGTGCCTTTTTTGTAATGTTTCAGGTTACTATGGAGAGTGTGGAAAGAGAGGAGGTTACATGGAAGTCACTGGGTTTGGTCCTGAAATAAGGGAGCAAATATACAAACTTGCATCTGTGAATCTATGCTCCAACATTTCTGGTCAAATTCTTGCGAGTCTTGTCATGAGCCCACCTAAGGTCAATTTTTAAGTAACTGACTTGTTTTCCTATGCCTGTGACATTTGGATTTATGATCTAAGATTAGACCAGCCTAAGATTTGGCGAACTTGATTTAGCATTTGGTCATATTGTTAGTGAGAACACAGAGGAAAAGGAACAAGTATGATTCCactcatttcttattttaacTGATCTCCATTAGTGTATGTATGCAGGATGGAGATGAATCATATGAATCATACTCTGCAGAGAAAGATGGAATCCTCTCTTCTTTAAAGAGACGTGCAAAGGTTGGTTCAATGTTgtcaatttaatttagttaacaTAGTCaagataaaatatgaaattacaaggaaaaaacTGGTTTTTGGAATTTATTGGATATCTTTTGAAGTTATTGCAGACTTATGGTAATTTAAGTTTGAGTAAAAATTGTGTAGCAGAGACTCTCTAATACTGCCTTTTATACTGTATGTGTAGTGTATGCTTGCTATTCTCTGGGCATTTCTGATACACAGCTTGTAGAATTGCTTGGTAGTTAAACCTGCTCTTCTTctcccactttttttttttttttttttttatcttatagtaTTGTTTGTTACATAACAACAGACTCTGGAAGACGCATTCAATAAGCTAGAGGGTGTAACATGCAACAAAGCAGAAGGAGCAATGTATCTCTTCCCCTGCATCCGCTTGCCTGAAAAGGCAATTAAAGCTGCAGAAGCTGCAAAAACAACTCCGGATAACTTCTACTGTCGCGGCCTACTCAATGCCACAGGAATTGTTTTTGTTCCTGGCTCTGGCTTTGGGCAGGTGagtttgttgtcttttttattgGGAATAGATGTACAAAACTAATTTATCTTCTCCTTGAACATTTTTACATGACTGATTctttgaatttatgttttttcataaaaggTTCTGGGCACCTGGCATTTTAGGTGCACCATACTGCCTCAAGAAGATAAGATTCCAGCTGTTGTCTCCCGTCTCACAGAGTTTCACAAGAGTTTCATGGAGGAGTTTCGCGAGTGAGGGATGAAAAGTTACAAAATAAGATGTTGCCTTGACCTGTTTTCAGGGTTGACTAGTTCCCTTGAACTGGTTTTAGGGTTGACTAGTTTCACAAGAGTTTCATGTTGCCTTGAACTCTTTTTGAAAGGAtatatagggttttttttttgttttgttttttttttatgacatggaCAGTTTCTTTTGCTTCGTCGTGATCGGGAAATATATCCCAGTTTGTGATCACATTTCTTGAAAACGAAGTTGAGAAATCTTCAAGCAGAACAATTGGCCCTCAATAATGGATCCCTGCAAGTTGCAGGTAATATAAGCCCCCAACTATGGATGGTCCACGTGGACCTCCGGATGGTTCGTGGCATTACAGTTCTATATAAAAATGGCGCTGAGTTCTATGTCTTGAGTTTTGACTAGTTGTGCGTCCGACCCTGCTCAGAAGTTGCCAGTTCCCAGGATTTGTTTGTGGCTTTTGAAGGTGGTAggagtatttttaatatcgtgatgctattgttatttatttatttttattttttaaaaaattatttttaatatcagtaatcaaaataataataaaattttaaatgttttaaaaaatgtttcaaATTAAACAGTCTCAAGCTTTGAGTTGTTTTATCTTACTGTGTGTGCGcgcatatatattttgttagtaATTACACAGTGACTGCCATTTACCCCAGCATGCTGCATATGTTTATTAGttttacattatttattttcttacatgCACAGTTACAGAATTGAAGTCGTGCAACTCAGTGgttcacttttatttatttatttataatttttttatatggagtATAGTGGCATTAACAATTAAGACCAAAACGTAGAAATAAAAACAacgaaataaaattcaaaagaacaAGAAGTAACAAATTACAGAATGCAACTGTGGTGAAATGGGCAGCAGCTGTTGGCAcgtatttatttaaatagttcttgCGAGGATCCACGTAGAGCATGGCTCTGACCAGAAACCCACAtttgcgtgtttttttttataaaaaaatatttttattttatttttcaaaaaaaatttataactttaaattgtttttttatactaatatcacaaataaatttcaaaatataataaaaagttattttaatataattttaaataaaaaaacacttgccATAATCTTAATTACTACCATTCTACCTCGCGTTTGGTGAATCtagaataatcattattttcatCAAGAAATATTTTAGAATCATGTATTATCATTATGTATACACGTAATTCATATCAGGTATGTAGGAATACGAAAAGCcatgagagaaaagagagaaataaaaaaaaaaaaaaaccgtggtGTCCTCTTATTTCCCGTATGATAAGTACTAACATTTGGGCAAGTGGTGCAGACTTGTCTCTTTCAAGCCACTTTTAAGACACTGCCATGTCCCAATCTCACCTCATCCAATGGTAAATTTTGGATATCAGCGAGCACAGAGTGCTAGCAAAAAATAGAGCGTTGGGCTTTGTAGAAAGAGATTTGGGGGGCTGGATGGCTACAATTCCACCATGAACATAGCCTAGAAATATCTGGCTGCACGCAGACATGGTCTTCCGGAAAGAGGCTTGTCGATTGGAATTAGAAGGTTGCAGCCCCTTGAGAGCCGCAGTCTTTTGGGAGGCACATATTTTCTTGCGGAAATATGGAAAGATGACAATTTTGGGGTTAGGGACTTGAAAATAGAAGAAATGCATGGACTCACATCAGTTACcagtcaaaataaaacatttagcTCTCACTCAAGTTGAGTCCCCAAATCCCATAACAAAcacaatttagaaaaaaaagggtACCCTGTTCAATCAGTTTAGGACACAACAGGGAAAATTCTTCAAGGAAATTTCAGAAGATCGTTTTCATAGGCGGCTAATGACTTCCTCCACCTCAGCAGGGGTGTATAAATGGTATGTGGGTGCCACCTTGGCAATGTCGACGTTGTTGGGAGTCACCTGAAATCATTAGCATAAGAACCAGTTAATGGTAATGAAGTGTAACACGCAGACAATGAAACAGTTCAATTGATTAAACAATCTGATCTTCAAGTGATAACGGACAAAGAGATTCCTGCGTtcataaatacaaacaaatttCACATTATATACTACGCAGAATAAAGCTTTTTCACCTTTTCTTCCATAACTTGCTTTAGAATAGAGAGAGCGATTGCCTCAGCTTCTTTAAGAGTAAGGTCCTGCACATGATTACCAAAATCAATCTCTCTTCCAACTTCTAATCTTAAAAGTATAAGATAAGATAGAGGGCATCAAGAAGGCTAATGAGCTTGATTCATTAGCAAGGAtggaaatttaatatttgggcACCTCAGATACAGAGGTTGAAAAGATACAAGCATCAACCACCTTGTCATCCCAACTCCGTGCATTGTATTACCAAGTCTTTCAGTGTTATAGGGACCAGGGGTGCAAATAGGAGTCTAAGCAGCAATACCTTGTTATATTGCTCCTGCAGAGTGCTGTCTGCGCCTTCTGAACCCGAACCAATAGCCTTTGCATTGCACTGCCAAAATGTGCCAGATGGATCTGTGTAATACCTGCATAATGAAAGTTTCTTGTTTTAGGCCAAAGAGCAACGACAACAAATAGCATTTCCACATGGGCCTCAAGGAAAGTGAAGTTTTCAGTATGTACTGTACAGTTAATGTAACATATTTTGCAGCTAAAGAAGCATGGAGGAATGACAATTACACATGCTAAGATGAAATGGAGATGACATCCATAGGCAGAGGGGGAGAGAGTGAATCAGGAAGAGATTATAGGCATTTTATGGGAGGTTAACTTGCTATACATTTGAAAACAGTAGTCCTCATGCTTGGACATGCTCCTACTACTTGGGGCCAAAGAGTAAGATCCAACAGGGTATCTtaaataaaagaggaaaaaaaggagCCTTGGAGAAAAAACCACCACCAGACAAGTACTAACTGTTTATGTGTCAATAAGAAAGCATCTGAAACCAaatgaaaaactaatttaaagccATTGTAACATGTAGCAATGTAATGATTTTGTAGCAAATCAAACACGAGCAATACTTACAAGCTGGGTCCATGCTCATCATGACCAGCAATGAGAAGAGACACCCCAAATGGTCGAGACTGCAAAGGAGAAAGATCTTCATAAATAACAGGTGTAGAATAAATGCATATAATATTGATATTTCCAGGTTCAACCTAAGATGATGGTATGAAAAAATTGTTCCAAAAACATTCATTCACATGTAAATGCAGCAAGTACAGAAACTTGCTTTTCCTATCTTCCAAAACACAGGAGGATGATCAGGCACAaagtaaaaaatttcaaaagtacTCCAAAGActtaaaaatagtaaataaagAAGGTGGCAAGacctgtttttttagttttcattatTTACTCCCCATGCACCACAGCATCTTAACAAACAATGCTGATCATAAATTTCTGGTGTTTAAAATATCCTGGTATTGACGTGCTATACCTAGAGATTATGAGTATCAAAATTGGATCTAAGAGATAAATACAGGAAACTGATATTCAAGAATAATCCTCAAACATCTTTGTCAGTAAAAGGAGGATTTTAACATCTTTACTCAATAGGGGCACATcataatgaataaaaacagCTGTAGCTTAGGAAATGACCACAAAAAGAACATCATAAATGAAGAATTCAGAAAAATATAAGCAAGTTATCAAAAGGTAAGCAAATATTACCATGGATTCTTCATCACCTTCACCAAATCGCAGGGCCAAATCACAGAGTGCTTGTGTTGTGGACTCAACTGTCATGGGCTCACCATATGAGAATCTATGGTTCTGCAAGacaaattaagaagaagaaaaaaaatcagtgcaGGAGCTATTTCACCATGCCTAAGTCATGACAGCAGCAAAAATTACAATCGACAACCATACCTGAGTTTCAACCCGTGCATGCTCAACAAGTGTACGAGCATCAGCAATCAATCCACTCATAGCACATCCAATATGATAATCAATTTCCATGACTTTCTCCACACTACTGGGCTCCTGAAAAGcgaattaaaacaaaatgatgaCTGAAACAAAGCTATAATCATTTATATTTCAAACATTACCAAATGTGACCAGTAAACAAATTCTACATCTAAGTTAGAGTGTACTTCCTACACAAACAGGATGAACCTGTTACATAAAAACAGTAGGACAGCAGGACAATTCTTCTGAATATGACATACCAATCAGATTTTAGGATTGCTGCAGATAAATCATGGAACATGGAAAAAGTTCCAGAGCTTATGAATCATGATGGAgattgattatttaatttagaaagCTCTTCAGAAATCAGAAGTCAAATATAAGGAACTGCTGCTTCTTTGAATCAACTAGAAAGTCCAGATCCACTAGTCTCATTTCATAGGAGCTCTAATATGTAATTATGTCTATTGGAAACTCAAAATATTACatcctcataaaaaaaacaaaggaaatcaTCAAACTAGCCTATCAAGGTGATCCATTCTTAGGTTTATCAAGTCAAAGCtgaataaaaaatgcaataacataaaaataaaaagtggatGCAAGGAGAAAAAGACAAACCAGCAGAGGTGAAGTGATACGCTTCTCAACTGCAAGTACAACACCTTCTTTCGTCTTTAAACCAATAGCAGTTGAACCAAGCtgtaattaaaataacacaACTTCATTTTCAATCATGTAAACAGCAGCTCAACCTAATTAAGACCACAAAGGGAGAAGATTGAAAGGGAGGGGAGGGAAAATAAAAAGGCATTGTTGTGAAGTAAggttgggaaaaaaaacaaataataagataaCGAACAATTtccaaaaaatttacaattttgcAGGTTACTTGGAAAGGAGAACTGATAGTTTCCACATTGCTATGGTTCTTAGTGAATATGTTATTAATGATGTATCCTGACAGTGGGTAATAATGCATCAACATGGAAACTCCACAAACACTCATATTCCTACACTAAAGagctcatataattaaaaaaactcttagGTTCTTTGATAACCAGAAATATCAATGCTTTCTAATCAACATataacgagagagagagagagagattctcCAAGTTCTTATAAACACATATGAATACAATTAAGCATTCAAATTTTTAGCTTATTTAGATAGATCATGAGGACTTATAATTTAAACACTCAATGCATTTAAAGGCAATTACTAAAGCTAATTCGTTTCAAAAGGAGAATCACAAGCAAGATTTCCTAGAGAACATATAGCTAGTCATTAACATCTGCTTCTAAGACTTATAGCACCCATATGCACAAAAAATACAGTTGATAATAGAACAGCTATCAGTAAATTCACAGGCTCCTAGTACTTGGCCACTCCATTATTATCATATAAGGAAAGCCCCAAAAACTTGCTACATCCTGTGGTTTTAAAAGTAACATCACAATGAATCACTGCCAAACATCAGTTAACAAGCCTAATTCTTCAAAACCCAGTTGAGAAATCCCAAAATAAtccttttctagctaaataaggCGCACAAGATCGAACATTCAGTAATGGGTTTCGAgcaaaatttcagaaaaaaagaaaaagatgagaaCTTTTTTAATGGAAACATGAAAAGGGTTTCGAGGAAGGGTTTTAAAGGGTTACCTTGATGGCTTCAATGGCATATTCAACCTGAAATAATCTTCCTTCAGGAGAGAAAGTGTTCACTCCTCTATCATACTCAGTcctttatcaaaatttaaaagcaaaatcaCAAATCGTCAAACAAAGAAAGATGGAAGGAAACTATAATGAAAAGGTACCTAGTAACGGAGCCCCTATTCATTACCTTGTGAGAAACATCTTTGATTGGATCTAAAATGCTTTAACAATTACTTGTTCTTGGGAGAGAAAACCTTGCTCTGCTTTGTTTTTGTAGGTATCAGATAAATGGGTTGAACTATCTAGCCTCGCTCGACTTGTTTCACAAGACAACAAGGCCGAAACGTTTCGTGATTGGTTTTTCTAATAATGGTGCTTTTGGGCCGAATCAAACAGAGTATTATGGATCTCCCtatctttaaaatctaataGGCTTGTTTCTTTTGATCGATAATGGGCTTGTTTCTATGTTTTGGTCCTCTCTTTTTAGTAAAAAGTCAATCCCCTcctctgctttttatttttggtcatTTCCCCACTAGTCGAGAAAACTAGATGACCGGCATGCGATATTTCGTGgatctgaaaagaaaaataaacataaaaaaatatttatatcattagaattatttagaaatgtcactaaatttaatataatgagttaattttataatctctcaatctaatttttatttaatttagattttaaattaaatcatgtgaaaattGACCTTATATAATCCAATCGACTTGACAGATTTTAAGGTAGCCTAAACGacaattaaaaacatgatttggcttaaaaaacaaaattcaggatgacatcttttttaaatattaagacaaCGTATTATTGGATTAACCTACGTTTTATGGTTTCCCATTAAACCTTAGATCCAGGTCCGTTAGgtcaaataaattttctttctagctattttttatttaattatatgacaacaaaaaataaaaactagtaaAATTAATCACCATCCAAATTtctaatatttgtttgaaactacaataacatctaaaaataaactgaaataaaatatgaaaaacgattcaaaattaattaaatgtacTAAATTAGGTAGCATTtaatacaaattaataaaaataaaacgttgaatgataaaattaaaaaaaaaaaaagattagctAGTGCACTTGAGTCTTTGAAACAAAGGCCAAGTGTGTGGGCTTGCTCAACCAGACCAGCACGCGTAGgcctttctttattattttttaggtcaTATGTCACttatcttaaaaagaaaagaaaaaaaaaacaaacaacacattGTTTACCTAGGTTTTGCCTAGAATCCAACAATCACcatgaaatctattttttaaatcgaTAATTTACTTTCaccaaaaaacatataaaaaaactataaaaatctctATAAACCACTTACCAAccaaaaaaaccccaaaatcactaaaacaaaaaacaaaaatcaacctaatgaaagaaaatataaacaaaacatattCTACATTTTCAGAcatgtttatagaaaaaaaaacccaatcacCATCAAACTCCTCTCATTAAATGAAACATGTTGACACCAATATTAATCATTTTTGCTACTCAATTGTGACGAAATGATAACTTTCTCTCTCCGTACCATAATTTGATCAagtcctttctcttctcttaaaCATAGGgactaagaaacaaaaaaaaaatataattttgatcaaAAGTAAAATTGCTAAACTCATAGGGACTAAACAGAGGGGGAAATAGGCggacaaaaaaatacttttatagtGAATTTGAGATTAGCCATGTGATTTCTCTATATTTTACACtttgatccttttttattgaattgttattttcttaacaaattTTTAGTGATTGACCACTAATTTAGGTATAGAAGGttgcaattgaaaaacaaatt
This genomic interval from Populus alba chromosome 1, ASM523922v2, whole genome shotgun sequence contains the following:
- the LOC118037304 gene encoding alanine aminotransferase 2, mitochondrial isoform X2; the encoded protein is MAPVSLDTINPKVLKCEYAVRGEIVTLAQAVQEELKSKPGSRPFDEILYCNIGNPQSLGQQPITFFREVLALCDHPSILDKSETRGLFSSDAIERARQILDQIPGRATGAYSHSQGIKGLRDAIAAGIEARDGFPADPNDIFLTDGASPAVPYYLDEATGWGLEVSELKKQWADAKSKGITPRALVVINPGNPTGQVLAENNQKEIVDFCKKEGLVLLADEVYQENVYVPEKKFHSFKKVARSMGYGEKDISVVSFQSVSKGYYGECGKRGGYMEVTGFGPEIREQIYKLASVNLCSNISGQILASLVMSPPKDGDESYESYSAEKDGILSSLKRRAKTLEDAFNKLEGVTCNKAEGAMYLFPCIRLPEKAIKAAEAAKTTPDNFYCRGLLNATGIVFVPGSGFGQVLGTWHFRCTILPQEDKIPAVVSRLTEFHKSFMEEFRE
- the LOC118037304 gene encoding alanine aminotransferase 1, mitochondrial isoform X1 — protein: MAPVSLDTINPKVLKCEYAVRGEIVTLAQAVQEELKSKPGSRPFDEILYCNIGNPQSLGQQPITFFREVLALCDHPSILDKSETRGLFSSDAIERARQILDQIPGRATGAYSHSQGIKGLRDAIAAGIEARDGFPADPNDIFLTDGASPAVHMMMQLLIRSEKDGILCPIPQYPLYSASIALHGGTLVPYYLDEATGWGLEVSELKKQWADAKSKGITPRALVVINPGNPTGQVLAENNQKEIVDFCKKEGLVLLADEVYQENVYVPEKKFHSFKKVARSMGYGEKDISVVSFQSVSKGYYGECGKRGGYMEVTGFGPEIREQIYKLASVNLCSNISGQILASLVMSPPKDGDESYESYSAEKDGILSSLKRRAKTLEDAFNKLEGVTCNKAEGAMYLFPCIRLPEKAIKAAEAAKTTPDNFYCRGLLNATGIVFVPGSGFGQVLGTWHFRCTILPQEDKIPAVVSRLTEFHKSFMEEFRE
- the LOC118037306 gene encoding proteasome subunit alpha type-5, with the translated sequence MFLTRTEYDRGVNTFSPEGRLFQVEYAIEAIKLGSTAIGLKTKEGVVLAVEKRITSPLLEPSSVEKVMEIDYHIGCAMSGLIADARTLVEHARVETQNHRFSYGEPMTVESTTQALCDLALRFGEGDEESMSRPFGVSLLIAGHDEHGPSLYYTDPSGTFWQCNAKAIGSGSEGADSTLQEQYNKDLTLKEAEAIALSILKQVMEEKVTPNNVDIAKVAPTYHLYTPAEVEEVISRL